A genomic stretch from Carassius auratus strain Wakin chromosome 35, ASM336829v1, whole genome shotgun sequence includes:
- the LOC113053958 gene encoding uncharacterized protein LOC113053958 isoform X2, which produces MEAKWRSLVNHIQDIHDHDTPAFSSCAHGPLDGDQCNKEWLDPGSLAAVKLENIIMRTALLKDVRQLSPQHQTFSLEAYHSLILHFAPKHTGFSYLGMYSRLLLAALHYNHNANRETARRSDGTEKYCVRYPRFKKGAHVVLPIKEAASYGYATSLMKALRESYTNSPSALRETSPMI; this is translated from the exons ATGGAGGCCAAATGGAGAAGTTTAGTCAACCACATCCAGGACATTCATGACCATGACACCCCTGCCTTCTCCAGTTGTGCCCATGGCCCTCTAGATGGGGATCAGTGCAACAAAGAGTGGTTGGACCCAG GCTCATTGGCAGCAGTAAAGTTGGAGAACATAATCATGAGGACTGCCTTACTGAAAGATGTTCGACAGCTGTCTCCACAGCACCAGACCTTCTCCCTTGAGGCTTACCACTCCCTCATCTTGCACTTTGCGCCCAAGCACACAGGGTTTTCATACCTTGGGATGTATAGCAG GCTTCTCTTAGCGGCGCTGCATTATAATCACAATGCCAACCGCGAGACAGCACGGAGAAGTGATGGGACGGAGAAGTACTGCGTGCGGTATCCGCGCTTCAAAAAAGGTGCCCATGTGGTGCTTCCCATCAAAGAGGCAGCCTCATACG GTTATGCAACATCATTAATGAAGGCCCTTCGGGAAAGCTACACCAATTCACCTTCAGCTCTTCGAGAG acaAGTCCAATGATTTAG
- the LOC113053958 gene encoding uncharacterized protein LOC113053958 isoform X1 encodes MEAKWRSLVNHIQDIHDHDTPAFSSCAHGPLDGDQCNKEWLDPGSLAAVKLENIIMRTALLKDVRQLSPQHQTFSLEAYHSLILHFAPKHTGFSYLGMYSRLLLAALHYNHNANRETARRSDGTEKYCVRYPRFKKGAHVVLPIKEAASYGYATSLMKALRESYTNSPSALREVSDNLSSDAPAPIAKSFEQVPKEEAVSLYLAR; translated from the exons ATGGAGGCCAAATGGAGAAGTTTAGTCAACCACATCCAGGACATTCATGACCATGACACCCCTGCCTTCTCCAGTTGTGCCCATGGCCCTCTAGATGGGGATCAGTGCAACAAAGAGTGGTTGGACCCAG GCTCATTGGCAGCAGTAAAGTTGGAGAACATAATCATGAGGACTGCCTTACTGAAAGATGTTCGACAGCTGTCTCCACAGCACCAGACCTTCTCCCTTGAGGCTTACCACTCCCTCATCTTGCACTTTGCGCCCAAGCACACAGGGTTTTCATACCTTGGGATGTATAGCAG GCTTCTCTTAGCGGCGCTGCATTATAATCACAATGCCAACCGCGAGACAGCACGGAGAAGTGATGGGACGGAGAAGTACTGCGTGCGGTATCCGCGCTTCAAAAAAGGTGCCCATGTGGTGCTTCCCATCAAAGAGGCAGCCTCATACG GTTATGCAACATCATTAATGAAGGCCCTTCGGGAAAGCTACACCAATTCACCTTCAGCTCTTCGAGAGGTTAGCGACAATTTGTCCTCCGATGCACCCGCCCCCATCGCCAAATCCTTCGAACAGGTTCCTAAGGAGGAGGCCGTCAGCCTCTACCTAGCCCGGTAG